One part of the Candidatus Krumholzibacteriia bacterium genome encodes these proteins:
- a CDS encoding ATP-dependent DNA ligase, which translates to LDGVRVQVHRHGHEVHVFSRQLREVSALTPETVELARSLPVQSVILDGELIGLDAEGRPVPFQDLMSQFARESKATPAKRAPASSAEDLPRLVPVFFDILEHDGEVCVEKPYEERRRLLERLVPAAHLVPQRLAEDLGAARAVFDAALAAGHEGVLLKQLDSTYSAGRRGAAWCKVKPAVTLDLVILAAEWGHGRRQGFLSNLHLGARDPVDPERFHMLGKTFKGLTDQMLREMTADLLQLETRREGHIVHVRPVRVVEIAFDEVQRSPRYDSGFALRFARVKRFRPDKSATEANTIDEVRSIHARQT; encoded by the coding sequence CTGGATGGTGTGCGCGTGCAGGTGCACCGGCACGGCCACGAGGTGCACGTGTTCTCGCGGCAACTCCGTGAGGTGTCGGCGCTCACACCGGAGACCGTGGAGCTGGCGCGCAGTCTGCCGGTGCAGAGCGTGATCCTCGACGGCGAGCTCATTGGTCTCGATGCAGAGGGCCGTCCCGTGCCTTTCCAGGACCTCATGAGCCAGTTTGCGCGGGAGAGCAAGGCGACTCCAGCGAAACGAGCGCCGGCAAGTTCGGCCGAAGACCTCCCGCGCCTGGTGCCGGTCTTCTTCGACATCCTCGAGCACGACGGCGAGGTCTGCGTGGAGAAGCCGTACGAGGAGAGACGACGTCTCCTGGAGCGCCTCGTGCCCGCGGCGCACTTGGTACCGCAGCGGCTCGCGGAGGACCTCGGGGCGGCACGCGCCGTGTTCGATGCAGCGCTGGCGGCCGGGCACGAGGGCGTGCTCCTCAAGCAGCTGGACTCCACGTACTCGGCGGGCCGGCGCGGCGCCGCCTGGTGCAAGGTGAAGCCGGCGGTGACGCTGGATCTCGTGATCCTCGCCGCCGAGTGGGGTCACGGCCGCCGGCAGGGCTTCCTGTCGAACTTGCATCTCGGGGCGCGGGACCCGGTGGATCCGGAGCGCTTCCACATGCTCGGCAAGACCTTCAAAGGCCTCACCGATCAGATGCTGCGCGAGATGACCGCGGACCTCCTGCAACTGGAGACGCGGCGTGAAGGACACATCGTTCACGTCCGGCCCGTTCGCGTCGTCGAGATCGCCTTCGACGAGGTGCAGCGCAGTCCGCGCTACGACTCGGGATTCGCGCTGCGCTTCGCGCGGGTGAAGCGCTTCCGGCCGGACAAGTCCGCGACCGAAGCCAACACGATCGACGAGGTGCGGAGCATCCACGCGCGGCAAACCTGA